In Megalops cyprinoides isolate fMegCyp1 chromosome 25, fMegCyp1.pri, whole genome shotgun sequence, a single window of DNA contains:
- the ifng1 gene encoding interferon gamma 1 has product MCSLRNLALLFGLCLLIGWANSNNDFIPERTKADIMKLKVHFVSMNPVTVVYQKTSDKALFGHPLFPNLGNFEECEQRFLLHEILEVYDRILSNMLNRTQDRDIRTSLHEVRHRVDELRRNYFNNKEHLLKERLQELWALKMDDLVVQRKAIKELMSVYQEAAQLGSRIRGKKERRRRRNAQRKRVTWP; this is encoded by the exons ATGTGTTCACTTCGGAATCTGGCACTTTTATTTGGATTGTGTCTACTGATCGGCTGGGCAAACTCCAACAACGACTTCATACCAGAGAGGACGAAGGCAGACATCATGAAGCTGAAAGTACACTTTGTGAGTATGAACCCAGTTACCGTTGTGTACCAA AAAACAAGCGACAAGGCCTTGTTCGGACATCCCCTTTTCCCTAACCTGGGCAATTTTGAG GAGTGCGAACAGAGGTTTCTGCTGCATGAGATCCTGGAGGTGTACGACAGGATCCTGTCGAACATGCTGAACCGCACGCAGGACAGGGACATCAGAACCAGCCTCCATGAAGTCAGACACAGAGTGGATGAGCTGAGGAGGAACTACTTCAACAACAAGGAGCACCTTCTTAAGGAGAGACTGCAGGAACTGTGGGCCCTGAAG ATGGACGACCTGGTGGTCCAGCGGAAGGCCATAAAAGAGCTGATGTCAGTGTATCAGGAGGCGGCACAGCTGGGAAGCAGGATCCGCGGCAAGAAGGAGAGGCGGAGGAGAAGGAACGCTCAAAGGAAGAGGGTCACCTGGCCATAA
- the LOC118771659 gene encoding interferon gamma 1-like, which translates to MNSLQGLALLCGICLVCFGRADGFQDIPDNLSKAINKLNDHFNVNDKALFGNPIFLKDLTNGDVKYEESEQKLLLHEILEVYDSILADMLNRTQDEDLKGSIEEVKHQLDKQRRSYFHHKEHALKKRLQDLWAMKTSDAVVQRKAVRELGWVIQRVVEVMTKKPIRQHRRRRRQISRAQLGRKSAF; encoded by the exons ATGAACTCGCTGCAAGGCCTGGCTCTTCTCTGCGGGATCTGCCTGGTGTGTTTCGGCCGGGCGGACGGCTTCCAGGACATCCCAGATAACCTGAGCAAGGCCATCAACAAGCTGAACGACCACTTT AACGTGAACGACAAGGCCCTGTTCGGAAACCCCATTTTTCTGAAGGACCTGACCAACGGCGATGTCAAGTACGAG GAGAGTGAGCAGAAGCTTCTGCTCCACGAGATCCTGGAGGTGTACGACAGCATCCTGGCGGACATGCTGAACCGCACGCAGGACGAGGACCTGAAAGGGAGCATCGAGGAAGTCAAGCACCAACTGGACAAGCAGAGAAGGAGCTACTTCCACCACAAGGAGCACGCTCTGAAGAAGAGGCTGCAAGATCTGTGGGCCATGAAG ACCAGCGATGCGGTCGTTCAGCGCAAGGCGGTGCGGGAGCTGGGCTGGGTGATCCAGAGGGTGGTCGAAGTGATGACCAAAAAGCCCATCAGACAACACCGGAGACGCAGGCGTCAAATCAGCCGAGCCCAGCTGGGGCGGAAAAGTGCATTCTAA